A single region of the Lycium barbarum isolate Lr01 chromosome 2, ASM1917538v2, whole genome shotgun sequence genome encodes:
- the LOC132627265 gene encoding putative UDP-glucuronate:xylan alpha-glucuronosyltransferase 3 produces the protein MRGSLAGAAPSPIEPRQRLSVSTEETSKRRFLRSKVFRDGERGLHSPTKNRNFSCKFPTIKLILGVFALVAIWSLWHSPSIYNTEYISSSGARAALVHRELSDHSSADQRYTSLLDIDWDQISHVLEKLSDRHEYQGVGILNFNDSEIDQWKELLPDAEHVILNLDHVQNNITWETLYPEWIDEEEEFEVPTCPSIPKIQFPGKPRIDLIVVKLPCKNSKDWYRDVARFHLQLAAARLAASNKGYHPIHVLLVTEHFPTPNLFTCKELVVREGNAWLYEPNLNTLREKLHLPVGSCELAVPLKAKANWHSGNVRREAYATILHSANFYVCGAIAAAQSIRMAGSTRDLVILVDETISDYHRGGLEAAGWKIHTIKRIRNPKAEQDAYNEWNYSKFRLWQLTDYDKIIFIDADLLILRNIDFLFEMPEITAIGNNATLFNSGVMVVEPSNCTFQLLMDHINEIESYNGGDQGYLNEIFTWWHRIPKHMNFLKHYWEGDEEEKKQMKTRLFGAAPPILYVIHYLGLKPWLCFRDYDCNWNVEKLQEFASDVAHRTWWKVHDAMPDNLHKYCLLRSKQKAALEWDRREAEKANYSDGHWKIKIKDPRLQTCFEDFCFWESMLWHWGETNWTENATASPTPPKVNTASLSSL, from the exons ATGAGAGGAAGTTTAGCTGGTGCTGCACCTAGTCCTATTGAACCTAGACAGAGGCTTTCTGTATCCAC CGAGGAAACAAGCAAACGAAGGTTCTTGAGAAGTAAAGTTTTCAGAGATGGGGAGAGAGGCCTTCATAGTCCTACCAAAAACAGGAATTTTAGCTGCAAATTCCCAACTATAAAGCTTATCTTAGGTGTTTTTGCTCTGGTTGCAATTTGGTCACTCTGGCATTCTCCATCAATTTATAACACAGAATACATATCTAGTTCAGGCGCTCG GGCTGCTTTGGTGCACAGAGAGTTAAGCGATCATTCTTCGGCTGATCAACGTTATACATCACTTTTAGATATTGACTGGGACCAAATTTCTCACGTTCTTGAGAAACTATCTGATAGACATGAGTATCAGGGAGTAGGGATATTAAACTTCAATGACAGTGAAATTGATCAGTGGAAGGAATTATTACCTGATGCTGAGCATGTAATCTTGAACCTAGATCATGTCCAGAATAATATAACATGGGAAACATTATATCCTGAATGgatagatgaagaagaagaatttgAGGTTCCCACTTGTCCTTCTATACCCAAAATTCAGTTTCCAGGTAAACCAAGGATTGATCTCATAGTTGTAAAGCTTCCGTGCAAGAATTCTAAGGACTGGTATAGAGATGTAGCTCGTTTTCACTTGCAGCTAGCAGCAGCAAGGCTGGCTGCTAGTAATAAAGGGTATCATCCAATACATGTGCTTCTGGTTACTGAACATTTTCCAACTCCCAATCTGTTCACCTGTAAAGAGTTAGTTGTACGTGAAGGCAATGCATGGCTATATGAACCTAATCTGAACACTTTAAGAGAGAAGCTCCACCTCCCTGTTGGGTCATGTGAACTTGCAGTTCCTCTCAAGGCTAAAG CAAATTGGCACTCTGGAAATGTAAGAAGAGAAGCCTATGCAACTATTCTCCACTCAGCAAATTTTTATGTATGTGGGGCCATAGCTGCAGCTCAGAGTATCCGCATGGCAGGTTCAACAAGAGATCTTGTGATACTTGTTGATGAAACTATCAGTGACTATCACAGGGGTGGTTTGGAGGCTGCCGGTTGGAAGATCCACACGATAAAGAGAATAAGGAATCCTAAAGCTGAACAAGATGCATACAACGAGTGGAACTATAGCAAATTTCGCCTCTGGCAGCTGACAGATTATGACAAAATCATCTTCATTGATGCGGATTTATTAATACTGAGAAATATTGATTTTCTCTTTGAGATGCCTGAAATAACCGCAATAGGAAATAATGCCACCCTTTTTAATTCAGGTGTGATGGTTGTTGAACCATCAAATTGCACATTTCAGTTGTTGATGGATCATATCAATGAGATTGAATCGTACAATGGTGGGGATCAGGGGTATCTAAACGAAATCTTCACCTGGTGGCATAGGATCCCGAAACACATGAACTTTTTGAAACATTATTGGGAAGGTGATGAGGAGGAGAAGAAGCAAATGAAAACACGTCTTTTTGGTGCTGCTCCTCCAATTCTCTATGTCATACACTACTTAGGTTTGAAACCTTGGTTATGCTTCAGGGATTACGATTGCAACTGGAATGTGGAAAAGTTGCAGGAATTTGCAAGTGATGTGGCACATAGGACGTGGTGGAAGGTCCACGATGCCATGCCGGATAACTTGCATAAATATTGTTTGCTTAGGTCTAAACAGAAGGCTGCACTGGAGTGGGATCGAAGAGAAGCTGAGAAAGCTAACTATTCAGATGGCCATTGGAAGATCAAAATAAAGGACCCACGCTTGCAGACTTGTTTTGAAGATTTTTGCTTCTGGGAAAGCATGTTATGGCACTGGGGCGAAACGAACTGGACAGAAAATGCCACAGCTTCTCCAACACCTCCCAAGGTCAATACTGCTTCGCTTTCTTCGTTGTAA